A single genomic interval of Flavihumibacter rivuli harbors:
- a CDS encoding DUF4136 domain-containing protein, whose translation MKHIKATCGLLVLLLFGMMWSACSPSMPDYIEDYDLVYTKEEKGYDFSKVNTYFLPDTVVHVTEDGETSNHTYDDLIISRIKANLDALGWQQLPVDGEVAADVVVLPTAFKTTYGSCVSFPWYGWWGWWDPWYPGYYPPSWGAGWGWGYPSDIICSSYQTGTLTVAITDPTKAANNTLPVVWIGILNGLLEGSASNIQSRLEKNIDQMFIQSPYLKQ comes from the coding sequence ATGAAACACATCAAGGCTACCTGTGGATTACTGGTATTGCTGTTGTTCGGAATGATGTGGTCGGCTTGTTCTCCGTCCATGCCAGATTATATAGAAGATTATGACCTGGTATATACCAAGGAGGAGAAGGGGTACGATTTCAGTAAGGTGAATACCTATTTCCTCCCTGATACGGTGGTGCATGTTACAGAGGATGGGGAAACTAGTAACCACACCTATGATGATCTCATCATTTCCAGGATAAAGGCGAACCTTGATGCATTAGGATGGCAGCAATTACCTGTTGATGGAGAAGTGGCTGCAGATGTGGTAGTATTGCCAACAGCATTTAAAACCACCTATGGCAGTTGTGTTTCATTTCCCTGGTATGGATGGTGGGGCTGGTGGGATCCCTGGTATCCCGGTTATTATCCACCCAGTTGGGGTGCCGGCTGGGGTTGGGGGTATCCTTCGGACATCATCTGTAGCTCCTACCAAACTGGTACGCTTACAGTGGCCATTACCGATCCTACTAAAGCGGCTAACAACACCCTACCCGTAGTGTGGATAGGAATACTTAATGGCCTTTTGGAGGGATCTGCGAGTAATATCCAGTCCAGGTTAGAAAAGAATATAGACCAGATGTTCATTCAATCACCCTACCTAAAGCAATAA
- a CDS encoding acyloxyacyl hydrolase: MKRLLASFAFLFGTLMLVQAQEFRLNAYAGYVFDDRVDSYYSNTSYFDGTINGGLLWGAGLEYKPSKYQGIELLYMRQDTDAPTTYYDNGISPGVKSKTFDFSANWIMLGTTRYMVNNPKIEPYFGGGLGVGIMNVSNPTSGSSESSTKFAWHIKGGLNFWASEKVGIKLQANLMSAVQAVGGGLYFGTGGGGAGVSSYSSMLQFGLGGGLVFRFPKK; encoded by the coding sequence ATGAAACGTTTACTAGCAAGTTTTGCATTTTTGTTTGGTACCCTGATGTTGGTACAGGCACAAGAATTTAGGTTGAATGCCTATGCCGGTTATGTATTTGATGACCGGGTAGATTCCTATTACAGCAATACCAGCTATTTTGATGGCACCATCAATGGCGGCCTCTTATGGGGCGCCGGACTGGAATATAAGCCGAGCAAGTACCAGGGTATAGAACTGTTGTATATGCGCCAGGATACCGATGCTCCGACAACCTATTATGACAATGGAATCAGTCCGGGGGTAAAGAGCAAGACATTTGATTTTTCCGCCAACTGGATCATGTTGGGAACCACCAGGTACATGGTCAATAATCCCAAGATCGAACCCTATTTCGGGGGTGGACTGGGTGTGGGCATCATGAATGTTAGCAATCCTACCAGTGGTAGTAGTGAAAGTTCCACCAAGTTTGCCTGGCATATAAAGGGTGGTCTCAATTTCTGGGCTTCCGAAAAAGTAGGGATCAAATTGCAGGCAAACCTGATGTCGGCTGTGCAGGCTGTGGGTGGTGGACTGTATTTCGGCACAGGTGGTGGAGGTGCCGGTGTAAGCAGCTATTCTTCCATGCTTCAATTTGGCCTGGGTGGTGGACTGGTATTCCGCTTCCCTAAGAAGTAA
- a CDS encoding BamA/TamA family outer membrane protein, with translation MLVLCHLTIDSQAQQGKKVSLRDSLDGKLDLSDFIIDAHGFVPVPTIITEPALGGFGGALAAVILKKRPPQVKKDGSLQMTQPDITAAVAGYTANGSWFVGGAQVGTWMRQKIKYRFIAAYADMNLVFYRNFENIGEREFHFNFEMLPIHLQGIRQIGESKWYVGLQYTFLKTKVGMELQRDSLPEFVKPIEAENITSLLGATIEYDSRDNIFTPNKGLKAHVHYNLASEIWGSDLDFSRLNGFLFWYLQPRQNWVSGLRVDMEKAFGDPPFYFLPFVMLRGVPAIRYQGETTVVTELEQRLDFNRRWSAVLFGGFGKAFNASGKSGDSPLVWSYGSGFRYLVARKFKVRMGVDVARGPENWAYYIVFGSNWIK, from the coding sequence ATGCTTGTACTATGCCATTTGACGATTGATTCGCAAGCGCAGCAAGGAAAAAAAGTAAGCTTAAGGGATTCCCTTGATGGTAAACTGGACCTGAGCGATTTCATCATAGATGCACATGGTTTTGTTCCGGTACCAACCATCATAACAGAGCCAGCCCTGGGGGGATTTGGGGGCGCGCTGGCAGCAGTCATCCTGAAGAAGCGCCCACCACAGGTGAAGAAGGACGGTAGCCTCCAAATGACCCAACCGGATATTACGGCAGCTGTAGCGGGATATACTGCCAATGGTTCCTGGTTTGTGGGAGGTGCACAGGTGGGGACCTGGATGCGCCAAAAGATCAAGTATCGTTTCATCGCAGCCTATGCGGACATGAACCTGGTCTTTTACAGGAATTTTGAAAACATTGGTGAAAGGGAATTCCATTTCAACTTTGAGATGCTTCCCATCCACCTGCAGGGGATCAGGCAGATCGGTGAGTCGAAATGGTATGTTGGACTGCAGTACACCTTCCTCAAGACCAAAGTTGGGATGGAACTGCAGAGGGACAGCCTTCCTGAATTTGTAAAGCCGATCGAAGCTGAGAACATCACCAGCTTACTGGGTGCAACGATAGAGTATGATAGCAGGGATAATATTTTCACGCCCAATAAAGGCCTAAAGGCACATGTCCATTATAACCTGGCCAGTGAGATCTGGGGGAGTGACCTTGATTTTTCGAGATTGAATGGTTTTCTATTCTGGTACCTGCAACCCAGGCAAAATTGGGTTAGCGGCTTGAGGGTGGATATGGAAAAGGCATTTGGCGATCCGCCATTTTACTTCCTGCCATTTGTAATGCTGCGGGGAGTTCCGGCAATCCGCTACCAGGGCGAAACCACCGTTGTCACAGAATTAGAACAGCGGCTGGATTTCAACAGAAGATGGAGTGCTGTCTTATTCGGGGGATTTGGTAAGGCCTTCAATGCCTCCGGTAAATCGGGCGATAGTCCATTGGTTTGGTCATATGGTAGCGGCTTCCGTTACCTGGTTGCCCGGAAGTTCAAAGTAAGGATGGGTGTTGATGTGGCGAGGGGTCCGGAAAACTGGGCATATTATATAGTATTTGGCAGTAATTGGATCAAATAA
- a CDS encoding porin family protein: MREKMCNYRKRAGLMAIGFFLMVPAVNAQVILSILFGDKLNSDELLFGIHANYSWNNLTGTHPSDASSNLNLGLFFTYKFNDHWMGNIEAMAKYQRGAKGLAVYPSGDESTDQLFAEGTVERRISYVGLPMTVQYMTRSGFFAETGPQVLIRTKAHDQFEVDRPEGELSLEKDIEDNTSRWDFSWIAGLGYRIGKSKLTALGIRYNIGLTDLMKLEDGSQQHRQFCIYTNIPVGRGKMKSNKK, from the coding sequence ATGCGGGAGAAAATGTGCAATTACAGGAAAAGGGCAGGGTTGATGGCCATAGGGTTCTTCCTTATGGTGCCAGCTGTGAATGCACAAGTGATCCTTAGCATTTTGTTTGGTGATAAGTTGAATTCGGATGAACTGCTTTTTGGCATTCATGCTAATTATTCCTGGAATAACCTGACCGGTACCCATCCTTCGGATGCTTCCAGCAACCTGAACCTTGGGCTCTTTTTTACCTATAAGTTCAATGACCACTGGATGGGTAATATTGAGGCCATGGCCAAATACCAACGGGGTGCCAAGGGACTGGCAGTTTACCCCAGTGGTGATGAATCTACGGACCAACTGTTTGCGGAAGGAACTGTCGAGAGAAGGATATCCTATGTAGGGTTGCCGATGACGGTTCAGTATATGACCCGATCCGGTTTTTTTGCCGAGACCGGCCCGCAGGTACTCATCCGCACCAAGGCCCATGACCAGTTTGAGGTGGACAGGCCTGAAGGAGAATTAAGCCTGGAAAAAGATATTGAGGACAATACGAGTCGATGGGATTTTTCCTGGATCGCAGGATTGGGGTACAGGATCGGTAAATCGAAGCTAACGGCATTGGGTATACGCTATAACATTGGACTGACTGATTTGATGAAATTGGAGGACGGTAGCCAGCAACATCGGCAGTTTTGCATTTATACCAATATTCCGGTTGGCCGGGGAAAGATGAAATCCAATAAGAAGTGA
- a CDS encoding M16 family metallopeptidase, with amino-acid sequence MVNRTIQPAIKDAVDFDLKLKPYDKYVLRNGVEVYAVNAGAEEVIQLELVFYAGNWFEQKHMLAPACNFLLKNGTSKYSAFEINEFFEYYGASLGRACYNETASVTLHSLSKHLPALLPRITDLLTDAVFPEDELKVYKQNSKQRLEVNLKKGEFVANRLIDEYLYGFDHPYGKYSRAEDIDAITREDLVAFYDRYYREGICRIFVAGKLPANLEGLLDEAFGTLPIKGGEPVLPLYPMLSATEKHQRITNDPNGVQGAIRMARHFPNRHHPDFTGAMVLNTVFGGYFGSRLMSNIREDKGYTYGIYSYLQNHIHACSWMISTEAGKDVSEAAIEEVKKEMARLRNEMISEEELLLVRNYMMGSILGDLDGPFHIIGRWKNIILNGLDENYFYRSINTIRHITPRDLQALAEQYLQPKDFYELVVI; translated from the coding sequence ATGGTTAACAGGACAATACAGCCAGCTATCAAGGATGCGGTTGATTTTGATTTGAAGCTGAAGCCCTATGATAAATATGTACTTCGTAATGGGGTAGAGGTATATGCAGTGAATGCAGGAGCTGAGGAAGTGATCCAATTGGAACTGGTGTTCTATGCTGGCAATTGGTTTGAACAGAAGCATATGCTTGCACCTGCCTGTAATTTCCTGCTGAAGAATGGTACCAGCAAGTATTCCGCCTTTGAGATCAATGAGTTCTTTGAATATTACGGGGCTTCATTGGGTAGGGCTTGTTACAATGAAACCGCTTCGGTTACCCTTCACTCCCTGAGCAAGCACCTTCCTGCCTTACTACCCAGGATAACAGACCTGCTGACCGATGCGGTCTTTCCGGAGGACGAGCTGAAAGTCTACAAGCAGAACAGCAAGCAAAGACTGGAGGTTAACCTGAAGAAAGGTGAATTTGTGGCCAACCGTTTGATCGACGAATACCTGTATGGCTTTGACCATCCTTATGGCAAGTATAGCAGGGCTGAAGATATTGATGCCATTACGAGGGAAGACCTGGTGGCCTTTTATGACCGCTACTACCGCGAGGGTATTTGCAGGATCTTTGTAGCCGGAAAGTTGCCAGCTAACCTGGAAGGCTTGCTTGATGAGGCTTTTGGAACGCTACCCATTAAAGGTGGAGAGCCGGTGCTGCCATTGTACCCGATGCTGAGTGCCACGGAAAAGCACCAACGGATCACCAATGATCCCAATGGAGTACAGGGTGCGATCAGGATGGCCCGTCATTTTCCCAACCGCCATCATCCCGATTTTACCGGGGCGATGGTATTGAATACTGTTTTCGGCGGTTATTTTGGATCGCGGTTGATGAGCAATATCAGGGAGGATAAGGGCTATACCTATGGCATTTACAGTTACCTGCAGAACCATATCCATGCCTGTTCCTGGATGATCAGCACGGAGGCCGGAAAGGATGTTAGTGAAGCAGCCATAGAGGAAGTGAAAAAGGAAATGGCGAGGCTTCGTAATGAAATGATCAGTGAGGAAGAGTTACTGCTGGTAAGGAATTATATGATGGGAAGCATTCTTGGTGACCTCGATGGTCCCTTCCATATCATCGGTCGCTGGAAGAACATTATCCTGAATGGTCTTGATGAAAATTACTTCTACCGTTCTATCAATACCATCAGGCATATCACACCAAGGGACCTTCAGGCACTTGCGGAACAATACCTGCAGCCGAAGGATTTTTACGAGCTGGTGGTGATCTGA
- a CDS encoding arylsulfatase: MRVLIFSLVLFLTGYLQAQNKPNIVVIWADDLGVSNVSAYHRGMLKPNTPNIDRIAKEGALMTDAYAQQSCTAGRASFIMGQHPFRTGLLTIGMPGAKEGIRETDMTIADMLKNYGYATAQIGKNHLGDRNEFLPTVHGFDRFFGNLYHLNSEEEPEDPEYPKDPAFHQKFGPRGVLETYASATENATFDPRWGKVGKQTVKDHGPLTIEKMKTVEMDLLDRSLQFMEEQVKSGKPFFLWHNSTRMHVWTHLAQKWVSSSNGGGLYGDGVMELDYVVGKLLDKLDQLGIANNTIVVFSTDNGAEMMSWPDGGITPFKGEKGTTFEGGFRVPHLVRWPGKIPAGSVINGIFSHEDWLPTFAAILGEPNIVEKAKAGYKANGKTFKVHLDGYNQLDMLLGKDNAGKRKEIFYFDAGGNLNALRYNDWKLHFSLVEGNLATAYRKSPSWPLIINLRQDPYERAPFESGMYLRWQGEKMWTMVPAQSIVASFISSFKEFPPAKSGSLSVDAVLRQMTTAPSN; the protein is encoded by the coding sequence ATGAGAGTCCTGATTTTTTCACTGGTTTTATTCCTTACAGGTTACCTGCAGGCGCAGAACAAGCCGAACATCGTGGTGATCTGGGCAGATGACCTTGGGGTAAGTAATGTGAGTGCATATCATCGCGGCATGCTGAAGCCGAATACCCCCAATATCGACCGGATAGCGAAAGAGGGGGCATTAATGACAGATGCCTATGCGCAGCAGAGCTGTACCGCGGGAAGGGCCTCCTTCATCATGGGCCAGCATCCCTTCCGTACCGGCTTGCTCACCATCGGGATGCCGGGAGCCAAGGAGGGGATCAGGGAGACCGATATGACCATTGCAGACATGCTCAAGAATTATGGGTATGCCACAGCCCAGATCGGGAAGAACCATTTGGGGGACAGGAATGAGTTCCTGCCCACTGTCCATGGATTCGACAGGTTCTTTGGCAACCTCTACCATTTGAATTCTGAAGAGGAACCCGAGGACCCTGAATACCCCAAGGATCCTGCCTTCCACCAGAAGTTTGGTCCGAGAGGGGTATTGGAAACCTATGCGTCTGCTACTGAGAACGCTACCTTTGACCCGAGATGGGGCAAGGTGGGCAAGCAAACGGTGAAGGACCATGGTCCCCTGACCATTGAGAAAATGAAGACAGTTGAAATGGACCTACTGGATCGTTCCCTGCAATTCATGGAAGAGCAGGTAAAGTCCGGCAAGCCCTTCTTCCTTTGGCATAACAGTACCCGGATGCATGTTTGGACCCATCTGGCCCAGAAATGGGTAAGCAGCTCCAACGGTGGTGGTTTGTATGGCGATGGTGTTATGGAACTGGATTATGTTGTAGGGAAGTTACTGGACAAGCTGGACCAACTGGGCATCGCCAATAATACTATTGTTGTGTTTAGCACGGATAATGGAGCCGAGATGATGAGTTGGCCGGATGGTGGTATTACCCCATTCAAGGGTGAGAAAGGAACTACTTTCGAAGGGGGCTTCCGGGTTCCCCACCTGGTGCGCTGGCCCGGCAAGATACCGGCAGGTAGTGTGATCAATGGGATCTTTAGTCATGAGGACTGGCTCCCGACCTTTGCGGCCATCCTTGGTGAGCCCAATATAGTGGAGAAAGCGAAGGCTGGTTATAAGGCCAACGGAAAAACATTCAAGGTCCACCTCGACGGCTACAACCAATTGGATATGCTCCTGGGAAAGGATAATGCTGGCAAAAGGAAGGAGATCTTCTATTTTGATGCAGGAGGCAACCTGAATGCATTGCGGTACAATGACTGGAAGCTGCATTTTTCCCTGGTGGAAGGTAACCTTGCCACTGCCTATAGGAAGTCCCCCAGTTGGCCCCTCATTATTAACCTGCGGCAGGATCCTTATGAAAGGGCTCCCTTTGAAAGCGGGATGTACCTGCGTTGGCAAGGCGAGAAGATGTGGACCATGGTACCAGCACAATCCATTGTCGCCAGTTTCATCTCATCTTTTAAAGAATTCCCACCGGCTAAAAGCGGTAGCCTTAGTGTAGACGCTGTCCTGAGGCAAATGACCACAGCACCCAGTAACTAG
- a CDS encoding helix-turn-helix domain-containing protein, producing MSFSIGNVINFVFLAIGSFLPLLLMIVLLSNGKWRFIPNRLLALYLFGMANACGMTFIQQSGLIYYVPWLFRLPSPFYYFMFPAGFLYVRMLLSDRNKLSWYDWLHFAPGVLHFFEMLPFYLKDREYKLWHISEVLKNPFGSFLHNEGWLPNYLHNIIRGTMGILYGLAILVLLVRFRRQNPEMKRLYPSYAKWLWTFGLMMTLFGCVFTWTLTFKGWTNPSHQVIILTIVYSSTQIIAGIVLFMNPSFLYGMPKISSHLAKVEAGNLVTGALDASIGHESKSAEVTDAVNSSEATLNGQANGIASLTELDTIYQVYREQIETFMQEKKPYLQPNYKIADLARDLKMPQHHITIVLNRVMQTRFNDFINRYRIEEIRKAIASHGLTHSLEGFAANAGFANRSTFIRAVERITGQTPSRYFLSKDPIQEEL from the coding sequence ATGAGTTTTTCAATAGGGAATGTTATCAATTTTGTGTTCCTGGCCATTGGAAGTTTCCTGCCCCTGTTGTTGATGATCGTTTTGCTCAGCAATGGCAAATGGCGCTTTATTCCCAACAGGCTATTGGCTTTATACCTATTTGGTATGGCAAATGCCTGTGGCATGACCTTTATACAGCAGTCTGGATTGATATACTATGTCCCATGGTTATTTCGGCTGCCCAGTCCTTTTTATTACTTCATGTTTCCTGCCGGCTTCCTGTATGTTCGGATGCTGCTTAGTGACAGGAATAAATTGTCCTGGTACGATTGGCTTCATTTTGCACCCGGCGTGCTGCATTTCTTTGAAATGCTTCCCTTCTACCTGAAGGACAGGGAGTACAAGTTATGGCACATAAGTGAGGTCCTGAAGAACCCATTTGGTTCTTTCCTGCATAATGAAGGATGGCTTCCCAATTACCTGCATAATATCATCAGGGGAACAATGGGAATCCTTTATGGACTTGCCATCCTGGTGTTATTGGTAAGATTCAGGCGGCAAAACCCGGAAATGAAAAGGTTATATCCCAGCTATGCCAAATGGCTCTGGACCTTTGGCCTGATGATGACCCTGTTTGGTTGTGTTTTTACCTGGACCCTAACCTTCAAGGGCTGGACCAATCCAAGCCACCAGGTGATCATCCTTACGATCGTTTATTCTTCTACGCAGATCATTGCCGGTATTGTGCTGTTCATGAATCCGTCCTTTTTGTATGGGATGCCGAAGATCAGCAGCCATTTGGCTAAAGTGGAAGCCGGCAACCTGGTAACAGGTGCTTTGGATGCTTCAATAGGCCATGAATCTAAATCGGCTGAGGTCACTGATGCAGTCAATAGTTCCGAAGCTACGCTAAATGGGCAGGCTAATGGCATTGCCAGCTTAACAGAGCTGGATACCATCTACCAGGTTTACAGGGAGCAGATCGAAACGTTCATGCAGGAAAAGAAACCTTACCTGCAACCCAATTATAAGATCGCCGACCTGGCCAGGGACCTGAAAATGCCCCAACATCACATTACCATTGTGTTGAACCGGGTCATGCAAACACGGTTCAATGATTTTATCAACCGGTACCGTATAGAAGAGATCAGGAAGGCCATAGCAAGTCATGGCCTTACCCATAGCCTGGAAGGCTTTGCTGCCAATGCGGGCTTTGCCAACAGGTCAACCTTCATAAGGGCTGTTGAAAGGATAACCGGCCAAACCCCATCCCGTTACTTTCTTTCAAAGGATCCTATACAAGAGGAGCTATGA